From Scophthalmus maximus strain ysfricsl-2021 chromosome 14, ASM2237912v1, whole genome shotgun sequence, one genomic window encodes:
- the LOC118282970 gene encoding obg-like ATPase 1 isoform X1, whose product MAPKKGKGDDAPKPPPLIGRFGTSLKIGIVGLPNVGKSTFFNVLTKSQAAAENFPFCTIDPNESRVPIPDERYDFLCQFHKPASKIPAFLNVVDIAGLVRGAHAGQGLGNAFLSHISACDGIFHLTRAFEDEDIIHVEGTVDPVRDIEIIHEELRLKDEEMIGPVIDKLEKTAIRGGDKKLKPEYDVMCKIKSWVVDEKKHVRYYPVWNDKEIEVLNKYLFLTSKPMIYLVNLSEKDYIRKKNKWLVKIKEWVDSHDPGALVIPFSGGLESQLQDQSEEERQKYCTAHKTQSALSKIIKAGYAALQLEYFFTAGPDEVRAWTIRKGTKAPQAAGKIHTDFEKGFIMAEVMKFQDFKEEGSESSVKAAGKYRQQGRNYTVEDGDIIFFKFNAPNAPKKK is encoded by the exons GAAGTCAACCTTTTTCAACGTGCTGACGAAGAGTCAGGCCGCAGCTGAAAATTTTCCCTTCTGCACCATTGACCCAAATGAAAGTAGAGTGCCCATTCCAGATGAACGCTATGATTTCCTCTGCCAATTCCACAAACCTGCCAG CAAAATCCCAGCATTCCTTAATGTTGTGGACATTGCTGGCCTGGTGCGAGGTGCTCACGCCGGCCAAGGCCTGGGAAATGCCTTCCTGTCCCACATCAGCGCCTGCGATGGCATCTTCCACTTGACAC GTGCTTTTGAGGACGAGGATATCATCCATGTTGAGGGGACAGTGGACCCAGTGAGGGATATAGAGATCATCCATGAGGAGCTGAGGCTgaaggatgaagagatgatCGGCCCTGTTATTGACAAGCTGGAGAAGACTGCCATTAGAGGCGGTGACAAGAAACTCAAACCAGAATAT GACGTTATGTGCAAAATCAAGAGCTGGGTAgtggatgaaaagaaacatgTCCGCTACTATCCTGTCTGGAACGACAAGGAG ATCGAAGTGTTGAACAAATACTTGTTTTTGACATCCAAACCAATGATTTACCTTGTTAACCTCTCTGAGAAAGACTACATcaggaaaaagaataaatg GCTGGTGAAAATCAAAGAGTGGGTGGACAGTCACGACCCCGGAGCCTTGGTCATCCCCTTCAGCGGCGGCCTGGAGAGCCAGCTACAGGAccagagtgaagaggagaggcagaagtACTGCACGGCGCACAAGACGCAGAG CGCCCTGAGCAAGATCATCAAGGCAGGCTACGCCGCCCTGCAGCTGGAGTACTTTTTCACTGCTGGACCAGATGAGGTCCGCGCATGGACCATTCGG AAAGGAACTAAGGCTCCACAGGCTGCGGGGAAGATCCACACAGACTTTGAGAAGGGCTTCATTATGGCGGAAGTAATGAAATTCCAGGATTTTAAAGAGGAAGGCAGTGAGAGCTCTGTCAAG GCAGCTGGGAAATACCGACAACAGGGAAGAAACTACACCGTTGAGGATGGAGACAtcatctttttcaaattcaacGCACCAAATGCACcaaagaaaaagtga
- the LOC118282970 gene encoding obg-like ATPase 1 isoform X3, translating to MSGAFEDEDIIHVEGTVDPVRDIEIIHEELRLKDEEMIGPVIDKLEKTAIRGGDKKLKPEYDVMCKIKSWVVDEKKHVRYYPVWNDKEIEVLNKYLFLTSKPMIYLVNLSEKDYIRKKNKWLVKIKEWVDSHDPGALVIPFSGGLESQLQDQSEEERQKYCTAHKTQSALSKIIKAGYAALQLEYFFTAGPDEVRAWTIRKGTKAPQAAGKIHTDFEKGFIMAEVMKFQDFKEEGSESSVKAAGKYRQQGRNYTVEDGDIIFFKFNAPNAPKKK from the exons GTGCTTTTGAGGACGAGGATATCATCCATGTTGAGGGGACAGTGGACCCAGTGAGGGATATAGAGATCATCCATGAGGAGCTGAGGCTgaaggatgaagagatgatCGGCCCTGTTATTGACAAGCTGGAGAAGACTGCCATTAGAGGCGGTGACAAGAAACTCAAACCAGAATAT GACGTTATGTGCAAAATCAAGAGCTGGGTAgtggatgaaaagaaacatgTCCGCTACTATCCTGTCTGGAACGACAAGGAG ATCGAAGTGTTGAACAAATACTTGTTTTTGACATCCAAACCAATGATTTACCTTGTTAACCTCTCTGAGAAAGACTACATcaggaaaaagaataaatg GCTGGTGAAAATCAAAGAGTGGGTGGACAGTCACGACCCCGGAGCCTTGGTCATCCCCTTCAGCGGCGGCCTGGAGAGCCAGCTACAGGAccagagtgaagaggagaggcagaagtACTGCACGGCGCACAAGACGCAGAG CGCCCTGAGCAAGATCATCAAGGCAGGCTACGCCGCCCTGCAGCTGGAGTACTTTTTCACTGCTGGACCAGATGAGGTCCGCGCATGGACCATTCGG AAAGGAACTAAGGCTCCACAGGCTGCGGGGAAGATCCACACAGACTTTGAGAAGGGCTTCATTATGGCGGAAGTAATGAAATTCCAGGATTTTAAAGAGGAAGGCAGTGAGAGCTCTGTCAAG GCAGCTGGGAAATACCGACAACAGGGAAGAAACTACACCGTTGAGGATGGAGACAtcatctttttcaaattcaacGCACCAAATGCACcaaagaaaaagtga